Proteins from one Dysgonomonas sp. HDW5A genomic window:
- a CDS encoding ribonuclease HII, whose product MLQLFLNPDVIEAGCDEAGRGCLAGPVFAAAVVLPPDFKCELLNDSKQLKEKTRYDLRTIIEEQALAWAVGIVSHTEIDQINILNASFLAMHRAVSDLKIVPEHLLIDGNRFKKYENTPHTCIVKGDAKFLSIAAASVLAKTYRDDFMMQLNDEYPQYGWSQNKGYPTVKHRLAIEQYGVTPYHRLTFNLTNKQLSFDF is encoded by the coding sequence ATGCTTCAATTGTTTTTAAATCCAGATGTTATAGAAGCCGGTTGTGATGAAGCCGGACGTGGATGTTTAGCAGGCCCTGTATTTGCGGCAGCAGTTGTGCTTCCTCCCGATTTTAAATGCGAATTACTAAATGATTCGAAACAACTTAAAGAAAAAACAAGATACGATCTAAGAACCATTATCGAAGAGCAGGCACTGGCGTGGGCCGTAGGGATAGTTTCTCATACCGAAATAGACCAGATAAATATCTTAAATGCTTCTTTCTTAGCTATGCATAGGGCTGTTTCGGATTTAAAGATCGTGCCGGAACATTTGCTGATTGATGGAAATCGATTCAAAAAATATGAGAATACACCTCATACTTGCATCGTAAAAGGGGATGCTAAATTTCTGTCCATTGCTGCTGCATCTGTATTGGCTAAAACGTATCGAGATGATTTTATGATGCAATTAAATGACGAGTATCCTCAATATGGTTGGAGCCAAAATAAAGGCTATCCCACAGTAAAGCATCGACTAGCTATTGAACAATATGGGGTAACTCCTTACCACCGTTTGACTTTTAATTTGACAAATAAGCAGCTTAGTTTCGATTTTTAG
- a CDS encoding DUF4468 domain-containing protein, with protein sequence MTRLKTITICFVFLFTLLSGNSFAQDLLQNNKFTYAPLFDNQVVLMKEISLNNADPNKSFQIVKEWGKERYASDPLISNIRYDNTNKEIIVKSKIELLLPENENKVREKVIMTYHLNTFILNGKCVFEVKGITYKLHNTKKSVKAEDTITQSALASGPQQELRINIQRSTFYFLNELADSLETALKSGI encoded by the coding sequence ATGACTAGACTAAAAACTATAACAATCTGCTTCGTATTTCTTTTTACACTACTATCAGGTAATAGTTTTGCACAGGATTTACTTCAAAATAATAAATTCACATATGCTCCCCTATTTGACAACCAAGTAGTATTAATGAAAGAAATATCGCTTAACAATGCTGATCCTAACAAAAGCTTCCAGATTGTTAAAGAATGGGGTAAGGAACGTTATGCTTCGGATCCTTTAATTTCCAACATAAGATATGACAACACAAATAAAGAAATAATTGTAAAGTCAAAAATAGAGCTTCTTCTTCCTGAGAATGAAAATAAAGTTAGAGAGAAAGTTATAATGACTTATCATCTCAACACCTTCATTTTGAATGGTAAATGTGTCTTCGAAGTTAAAGGAATTACCTATAAATTGCATAACACCAAGAAAAGTGTGAAAGCAGAAGATACTATAACACAATCGGCATTGGCTTCGGGACCACAACAAGAGCTTAGAATAAATATCCAAAGGAGTACATTCTACTTCTTAAATGAATTAGCCGACAGTTTGGAAACTGCATTAAAATCAGGAATCTAA
- a CDS encoding 1-acyl-sn-glycerol-3-phosphate acyltransferase encodes MSDNKFVDIAPLEDKDVKQAIQELLVDPGFMYAVKYIIPDINWDEFSSEMLKYNTKFDFQSKMIAPTVWALANKTSSGITSSGWENIDENSHLIISNHRDIILDAGLLNILRNEKGLATTEIAIGDNLLIHPWIEKLVRLNKSFLVKRGVSVRQMLEVSSHMSEYIHYVINNKKESVWLAQREGRAKDSNDRTQESVLKMLALSAPSGGFTERIKSLNILPLSISYEYDPCDYLKAMEFQLKRDNPEYKKAQIDDLRNMEIGLLGFKGKIHFRFGKEINDKLGSIDSLDKKERTSAVARIIDREIHLNYEFYPCNYIANDLLVNSNQYKEYYTDQQEADFKEYLAKQIDKIKLENKDIPFLRTKILEMYSNTLKNYLIAKGE; translated from the coding sequence ATGAGCGATAATAAATTCGTTGATATAGCCCCTTTAGAAGACAAAGATGTAAAGCAAGCTATCCAAGAGTTACTAGTCGACCCTGGCTTTATGTATGCTGTAAAGTATATAATCCCTGATATAAACTGGGATGAATTTTCTTCAGAAATGCTGAAGTACAATACAAAGTTTGATTTCCAATCAAAAATGATCGCCCCTACAGTATGGGCATTGGCAAATAAAACATCATCAGGAATAACCAGTTCGGGATGGGAAAACATAGATGAGAACTCTCATTTAATTATATCTAATCACCGGGATATAATTTTAGATGCGGGATTATTAAACATCCTACGCAACGAAAAAGGCTTGGCAACTACTGAAATTGCAATAGGTGACAACTTGCTTATCCATCCTTGGATCGAGAAGCTGGTTCGTCTCAATAAAAGTTTTTTAGTAAAAAGAGGTGTTTCTGTTCGACAAATGCTTGAAGTATCTTCACACATGTCTGAATACATTCATTATGTAATCAACAATAAAAAAGAATCTGTTTGGCTAGCTCAGAGAGAAGGCAGAGCCAAGGATTCTAATGACAGAACTCAAGAAAGTGTATTGAAAATGCTTGCATTATCTGCACCGTCAGGTGGATTTACGGAGAGAATCAAAAGCTTGAATATACTACCTTTATCAATTTCTTACGAATATGATCCTTGTGACTACTTGAAAGCGATGGAATTTCAACTGAAAAGGGATAATCCTGAATACAAGAAAGCACAGATAGACGACCTTCGGAATATGGAGATCGGATTACTAGGCTTTAAGGGGAAAATACATTTCAGATTCGGAAAAGAAATCAATGATAAATTAGGCTCTATAGATTCACTGGATAAGAAAGAGCGCACATCAGCAGTTGCTCGAATCATTGATCGTGAAATTCATTTGAATTACGAATTTTATCCTTGCAATTACATCGCAAATGATCTATTGGTAAATTCAAACCAATATAAAGAGTATTATACAGATCAACAAGAAGCCGATTTTAAAGAATATCTGGCAAAACAAATTGACAAAATTAAACTCGAAAATAAAGACATACCATTCTTGAGAACCAAGATTCTGGAAATGTACTCCAATACATTAAAAAACTATCTAATAGCAAAGGGAGAATAA
- a CDS encoding D-alanine--D-alanine ligase has product MNKNVAIIWGGYSSEIVVSEKSMNGIYSFLDKNRYNVYKVKIDKKGWTAEIEGKEYIVDKNDFSIFFGSAKIEIDFAYITIHGTPGEDGRLQGYFDMLNIPYSSCDWMASALTFNKFVCNNFLKNFGLNVAKSVYLSKDSKYDINAIAEALKFPIFIKPNTGGSSFATTKVKGIDKMQEAIDFAFSEASDVIIESFISGREVTCGCYKTSDHEVVFPITEVITKNEFFDYNAKYMGEVEEITPADLSEEKTLEIQQLTSKIYDLVGAKGIIRADFIISDNTPYLLEVNTTPGMTTTSFIPQQVKAAGLSMTDVLTEIIECEYQKIQKSL; this is encoded by the coding sequence ATGAATAAAAATGTTGCAATTATATGGGGAGGATATTCTTCTGAAATTGTAGTATCCGAAAAAAGCATGAACGGTATATACTCGTTCTTAGACAAAAACCGTTATAATGTCTACAAAGTTAAGATAGACAAAAAGGGTTGGACAGCAGAAATTGAAGGTAAAGAATATATTGTTGACAAAAACGATTTCAGTATATTTTTCGGTTCTGCCAAAATAGAAATTGATTTTGCTTACATAACCATACATGGCACTCCCGGAGAAGACGGACGTTTGCAAGGCTATTTTGACATGCTGAACATCCCCTACTCTTCTTGCGACTGGATGGCTTCGGCTTTAACTTTCAACAAGTTTGTATGCAATAATTTCCTGAAAAACTTCGGACTAAATGTTGCCAAGTCAGTATATCTAAGCAAAGATTCAAAATACGACATTAATGCTATTGCCGAAGCTCTTAAGTTCCCTATATTTATTAAACCGAACACCGGTGGTTCTAGTTTTGCAACAACCAAAGTGAAGGGAATAGATAAAATGCAAGAAGCAATAGATTTTGCTTTTTCTGAAGCATCGGATGTAATTATCGAAAGCTTTATTAGCGGAAGAGAAGTTACTTGCGGATGTTATAAAACAAGCGACCATGAAGTTGTTTTTCCGATAACAGAAGTAATCACGAAGAATGAATTTTTCGATTACAATGCCAAATACATGGGAGAAGTTGAAGAAATAACACCTGCGGATCTTTCTGAGGAGAAAACATTAGAAATTCAACAGCTCACTTCAAAGATATACGATCTTGTAGGAGCGAAAGGAATTATTAGAGCTGACTTTATAATATCAGACAATACACCTTATCTATTAGAAGTAAATACAACACCCGGAATGACCACTACAAGTTTTATACCCCAACAGGTTAAGGCTGCCGGCTTAAGCATGACTGATGTCTTAACCGAAATAATTGAATGTGAATATCAAAAAATACAAAAAAGTTTATGA
- a CDS encoding RluA family pseudouridine synthase, whose product MINQLEDIDDLLEGDQEQNSSELFEHYRFVADKGQGLLRVDKFITTRIDGISRNRIQSAADVNCILVNGVAVKSNYKVKPNDIVTIVMDRPRREIEIIPEDIPLEIVYEDQDLMVINKQAGLVVHPGHGNYTGTLVNAIAYHLKDTAGYDSKDPRLGLVHRIDKDTSGLLVIAKNPEAKTHLSKQFFDKSTKREYIALVWGAIEKDSGRIEGNIGRNVRDRLQMSVFEDPELGKPAVTNYEVLERLGYVTLVKCRLETGRTHQIRVHMKHIGHTLFNDERYGGNIILKGTAFTKYKQFVQNCFNLCSRQALHAKTLGFIHPRTGEEMLFESSLPEDMTLMIEKWRGYISNRDV is encoded by the coding sequence ATGATTAATCAGCTTGAAGATATAGACGATCTCCTCGAAGGGGATCAAGAACAAAACTCGTCCGAATTATTTGAACATTATCGGTTTGTAGCCGATAAAGGACAAGGACTGTTGCGTGTTGACAAATTCATCACAACACGTATAGACGGAATTTCGCGAAACAGAATACAAAGTGCAGCAGATGTAAATTGCATTTTAGTCAATGGCGTTGCCGTAAAATCGAACTACAAAGTGAAGCCTAACGATATCGTAACCATAGTTATGGATCGTCCCCGCCGCGAGATTGAAATAATTCCGGAAGATATCCCTCTAGAGATAGTGTACGAGGATCAAGATCTAATGGTTATCAATAAACAAGCGGGATTAGTTGTACACCCAGGGCATGGTAACTACACCGGAACCTTAGTCAATGCAATAGCTTATCACTTGAAAGATACAGCAGGGTACGACTCCAAAGACCCTCGTTTGGGTTTGGTACATCGTATAGACAAAGACACGTCGGGTCTATTGGTAATCGCTAAAAACCCGGAGGCGAAAACTCATTTATCAAAACAATTTTTTGACAAAAGTACCAAACGCGAATATATCGCATTAGTATGGGGGGCAATCGAAAAAGATTCGGGTCGTATCGAAGGTAACATTGGAAGAAATGTCAGAGACAGACTACAAATGAGTGTTTTTGAAGATCCCGAATTAGGCAAACCTGCCGTTACCAACTACGAAGTGCTGGAAAGATTGGGCTATGTTACCCTGGTTAAGTGTCGCCTAGAAACAGGTCGCACCCATCAAATACGCGTTCATATGAAACATATCGGGCATACTTTATTTAATGATGAGCGATATGGAGGTAACATTATATTAAAGGGTACTGCGTTCACAAAATACAAACAGTTTGTTCAAAACTGTTTCAATTTATGCTCACGCCAAGCACTACATGCCAAAACCCTAGGATTTATTCATCCCCGCACAGGAGAGGAGATGCTATTTGAATCATCATTACCTGAAGATATGACTCTTATGATTGAAAAATGGAGAGGATATATATCAAATCGAGATGTTTGA
- a CDS encoding PASTA domain-containing protein: protein MGKDKQTDSFLKKIINNTYIRNIAAMVIIAIILIGITLFFINQYTRHNEAIEVPDLKGLQVEDAAAMISAKNLRYEVVDSIFQKDGVPGAILEQIPSGKSSVKQGRTIYLTIQAKNEPLVAIPDLEDASLRQAETLLNALGITQINIVSVPSEFQDLVYGVEYNGSPLKGGQRIPKGSTVTLKVGNGNANDTSADSLQIEGSETFSE, encoded by the coding sequence ATGGGAAAAGATAAACAAACAGACAGTTTTCTGAAAAAAATAATAAATAATACATATATAAGAAATATTGCAGCAATGGTAATCATTGCCATTATTCTTATTGGCATTACACTTTTTTTCATCAATCAATACACGCGCCACAACGAAGCAATAGAAGTGCCTGATCTCAAAGGACTACAGGTGGAAGATGCTGCGGCTATGATTTCAGCAAAAAACCTCAGATATGAAGTCGTTGATTCCATATTCCAAAAGGATGGTGTTCCCGGAGCTATTCTGGAACAAATTCCGAGTGGTAAATCGAGCGTAAAACAAGGTCGAACAATCTACCTCACTATACAAGCTAAGAACGAACCTCTGGTTGCTATACCCGATCTGGAAGATGCCTCTTTGAGGCAAGCAGAAACGCTTCTTAATGCTTTAGGAATAACTCAAATAAATATAGTTTCTGTTCCATCTGAATTTCAAGACTTAGTATATGGCGTTGAATATAACGGTTCTCCCCTTAAAGGCGGGCAGAGAATACCTAAAGGCTCCACTGTTACATTGAAAGTAGGAAATGGGAATGCAAACGACACTTCTGCCGACAGTTTACAAATTGAAGGAAGTGAAACATTCAGCGAATGA
- a CDS encoding Lrp/AsnC family transcriptional regulator, with product MEKIDKLDKKILEIISQNARIPFKDVALECGVSRAAIHQRVQRMIEMKVIVGSGYIINPKVLGYNTCTYIGVKLEKGSMYKTVIPELDKIPEVVESHFTTGPYTILVKLYAKDNEHLMELLNNKIQEIPGVVATETMISLSQGVKRQIPITKPE from the coding sequence ATGGAAAAAATTGATAAACTTGACAAAAAGATTCTCGAAATTATTTCGCAGAATGCAAGAATTCCATTCAAAGATGTTGCTCTAGAATGTGGTGTATCAAGAGCTGCTATACATCAACGCGTACAAAGAATGATCGAAATGAAAGTTATCGTTGGATCAGGCTATATTATTAACCCAAAAGTTTTAGGCTATAACACCTGCACATACATTGGAGTAAAATTAGAAAAAGGCTCGATGTATAAAACCGTAATACCTGAATTAGATAAAATACCTGAAGTGGTAGAATCTCATTTCACAACAGGACCTTATACTATATTGGTAAAGCTATATGCAAAAGACAATGAGCATTTAATGGAATTGCTAAACAACAAAATACAGGAAATACCCGGTGTTGTTGCAACCGAAACTATGATTTCTTTGAGTCAAGGAGTAAAACGTCAAATTCCTATCACAAAACCTGAATAA
- a CDS encoding BT1926 family outer membrane beta-barrel protein — MIKRFSSIIFLFMLVCGTSVAQDDAGLGPQKGDVMLSVNFGVGSYIGMSAPKPNLSEYTLSAPMSGWFDKKPILDVEAKWFVSKDWALKLSGGFTYSNNPGYSEVVGTGSTEPGSVPTYKAVPNSDNIQYAIGLGANRYYESMSNRLFFYFGGETGFAYGRVTAKADSEEYMGASIAEAYAFRLAPVCGFDYFFDQLLFVGVDVRPVSYQYTVYKERPQAGLGNLSSDNHTISFISQPMIKLGIKF, encoded by the coding sequence ATGATAAAAAGATTTAGTTCTATTATATTTCTATTTATGCTGGTGTGTGGTACGTCGGTAGCTCAGGATGATGCAGGTTTAGGACCGCAAAAAGGCGATGTAATGCTTTCCGTTAATTTTGGAGTAGGTTCTTATATCGGTATGTCGGCACCAAAACCTAATTTGTCGGAATATACACTATCTGCACCTATGTCGGGATGGTTCGATAAGAAACCGATTCTTGATGTAGAAGCTAAATGGTTTGTATCCAAAGATTGGGCATTAAAACTTTCCGGAGGTTTTACTTATAGTAATAATCCCGGATATAGTGAGGTTGTGGGTACGGGAAGCACCGAACCCGGTTCTGTGCCAACATATAAAGCAGTTCCTAATAGCGACAATATTCAATATGCCATTGGATTAGGAGCTAACCGCTATTATGAATCGATGAGCAATCGATTGTTTTTCTATTTTGGAGGCGAAACAGGCTTTGCTTATGGTAGAGTAACAGCTAAAGCTGATAGCGAAGAGTATATGGGGGCTTCTATAGCCGAGGCTTACGCTTTTCGTCTGGCTCCTGTATGCGGATTTGATTACTTCTTTGATCAACTGTTATTTGTAGGTGTGGATGTACGTCCGGTATCTTATCAATATACAGTATACAAAGAACGTCCTCAAGCCGGACTCGGAAATTTGTCTTCAGATAATCATACCATCTCGTTTATTTCTCAACCAATGATTAAGCTAGGTATCAAATTCTGA
- a CDS encoding FKBP-type peptidyl-prolyl cis-trans isomerase translates to MKKFQILALSAIAAIGTMAVSCQGGAGTPNANLKTEVDTLSYAYGVQLSEGGLNQYLSQLGVIQDTAMFKAVEGQRIAAETDPAKKAQLEKALVSKIDSLNKANTKNLAQFIKGLNESFNSTNKDQDAYFNGLQVGGQLKQMTENFQNQVLDSAQVNKAALLAGLLNSLKHEKLSVENATEIVQAKMMASQAKAQAKQEEELKKQNGAQIEAANKFLEENKTKEGVVTLPSGLQYKVIKQGTGAIPTASDRVKVFYKGSLIDGTVFETNEGKDPVVFGVGQVIKGWTEALQLMPAGSKWTLYIPYDLAYGAQQAGNIAPFSTLIFDIELVSIEK, encoded by the coding sequence ATGAAAAAATTTCAAATCCTTGCACTTAGTGCAATTGCTGCTATTGGAACAATGGCTGTTTCTTGTCAAGGAGGCGCCGGCACTCCTAATGCGAACCTAAAGACTGAGGTTGATACTCTTTCTTATGCATACGGAGTTCAATTATCTGAAGGTGGATTAAACCAATACCTATCTCAACTAGGAGTTATTCAAGACACAGCTATGTTTAAAGCTGTAGAAGGTCAACGTATAGCTGCTGAAACTGATCCAGCTAAAAAAGCTCAACTTGAAAAAGCATTAGTTTCAAAAATTGACTCATTGAACAAAGCAAATACTAAAAATCTTGCTCAATTTATCAAAGGTTTGAACGAAAGCTTCAACAGCACAAACAAAGATCAAGATGCATATTTCAACGGTCTTCAAGTGGGTGGTCAATTGAAACAAATGACAGAAAATTTCCAAAATCAAGTATTGGATTCTGCACAAGTTAATAAAGCTGCTTTACTTGCAGGTCTACTTAACTCTTTGAAACACGAAAAACTATCTGTTGAAAATGCAACAGAAATAGTTCAAGCTAAAATGATGGCTTCACAAGCTAAAGCTCAAGCTAAGCAAGAAGAAGAACTTAAAAAACAAAACGGAGCACAAATCGAAGCTGCTAATAAATTCCTTGAAGAAAACAAAACTAAAGAAGGTGTTGTAACACTTCCTAGCGGTCTTCAATACAAAGTTATCAAACAAGGTACAGGTGCAATTCCAACTGCCAGCGATCGCGTTAAAGTATTCTACAAAGGATCTTTAATTGATGGTACTGTATTTGAAACTAACGAAGGAAAAGATCCTGTTGTATTTGGCGTTGGTCAAGTAATCAAAGGATGGACAGAGGCTCTTCAATTAATGCCTGCCGGTTCTAAATGGACTCTATATATTCCTTATGACCTAGCTTATGGTGCACAACAAGCTGGTAATATTGCTCCATTTTCAACACTTATATTCGATATCGAATTAGTTAGCATCGAAAAATAA
- a CDS encoding FKBP-type peptidyl-prolyl cis-trans isomerase yields MDKISYALGLSIGNNFLSSGIKKIDINVFAKALEDVLNDNQPSMSYDEAKSVINDYFTNLQAEKLDINEKAGQEFLEINKKRPEVVTLPSGLQYEIITKGEGKLPLATDQVKCHYHGTLIDGTVFDSSVQRGTPATFGVNQVIQGWVEALQLMPVGSKWKLFIPSNLAYGKAGAGQSIEPNSTLVFEVEVLDIV; encoded by the coding sequence ATGGATAAAATAAGTTACGCTCTAGGGTTAAGTATTGGAAACAATTTTTTAAGCTCAGGTATCAAGAAAATCGACATCAATGTATTCGCGAAAGCTTTAGAAGATGTATTGAACGATAATCAACCATCGATGAGCTACGATGAAGCAAAGAGCGTTATCAATGATTACTTTACAAACTTACAAGCTGAGAAACTTGACATTAACGAAAAAGCAGGTCAAGAATTTTTAGAAATCAACAAAAAACGTCCTGAAGTAGTTACTCTCCCCAGCGGATTGCAATACGAAATCATTACAAAAGGAGAAGGTAAGTTACCTTTAGCTACAGATCAAGTTAAATGCCACTATCATGGAACACTTATCGATGGTACAGTATTTGACAGTAGCGTGCAACGTGGTACACCTGCTACCTTTGGTGTGAATCAAGTAATCCAGGGATGGGTTGAAGCTCTTCAATTAATGCCAGTAGGCTCAAAATGGAAACTATTTATTCCATCAAACCTTGCATACGGAAAAGCAGGAGCGGGACAATCTATCGAACCTAATTCTACATTAGTGTTTGAAGTCGAAGTATTGGATATTGTATAA
- a CDS encoding NAD-dependent deacylase, with product MKNIVVLTGAGMSAESGIATFRDSGGLWAQHRVEDVATPEGFRRNPQLVLDFYNKRRRESLSAKPNEGHLGLAEMEKEYNVHIITQNVDNLHEKAGSSSVIHLHGELMKARSSINPNKIYLLDPDNPDIKVDDVCEDGSPLRPHIVWFGEAVPLMEKAEEMVRQADALVVIGTSLNVYPAAGLINYVHDGTPIYIIDPNEVAVSRGKINFIRKGASEGVVELKRLLKEKFNKKSEV from the coding sequence GTGAAAAATATTGTTGTTTTAACCGGGGCCGGAATGAGTGCCGAAAGTGGAATTGCAACCTTTAGAGATTCAGGAGGATTATGGGCTCAACACCGGGTAGAGGATGTAGCAACGCCCGAAGGGTTCAGGCGAAATCCTCAATTGGTATTGGATTTTTACAATAAAAGAAGACGAGAATCACTTTCTGCTAAACCGAATGAAGGACATCTTGGATTGGCTGAGATGGAAAAAGAGTATAATGTGCATATTATTACTCAAAATGTGGATAATCTACATGAAAAGGCCGGTAGTTCTTCTGTCATTCACCTTCATGGTGAATTAATGAAAGCACGCTCATCGATTAATCCGAATAAAATTTATCTTTTAGACCCTGATAATCCTGATATAAAAGTAGATGATGTGTGTGAAGATGGTTCACCTCTTCGTCCTCATATTGTTTGGTTTGGCGAGGCTGTACCTCTGATGGAAAAAGCGGAAGAGATGGTTAGGCAAGCTGACGCTTTGGTGGTTATTGGAACATCGCTAAATGTATACCCTGCTGCAGGACTAATTAATTATGTACATGACGGAACACCTATTTATATAATAGATCCGAATGAAGTTGCCGTATCGAGAGGTAAGATAAACTTTATAAGAAAAGGAGCTTCCGAAGGTGTTGTTGAATTAAAACGCTTATTGAAAGAAAAATTTAATAAGAAATCAGAAGTGTAG
- a CDS encoding DUF4834 family protein codes for MGSFLLFILVIFFAIIGLIGAFVLKFVRLFTKQTSSSHHGRSTNNRYEDQQSQRTDNDSNHQKIFSKEEGEYIDYEEVK; via the coding sequence ATGGGTAGCTTCTTATTATTTATATTAGTAATATTCTTTGCAATCATAGGCTTGATCGGAGCTTTTGTATTGAAATTTGTTCGTCTATTTACTAAACAGACAAGCAGTTCACATCATGGAAGATCGACCAATAACAGATACGAAGATCAACAGAGTCAACGCACAGATAACGATAGTAATCATCAAAAAATATTCAGTAAAGAAGAAGGTGAATACATTGATTACGAAGAAGTAAAATAA
- a CDS encoding phosphatidylcholine/phosphatidylserine synthase translates to MKKHIPNILTSMNVLSGCIACVMAFNGNYLWVVIWVIIAAIFDFFDGFSARMLKAYSPIGKDLDSLADMVSFGLAPALVVFRLLSDNNILGSPIYVSSTESYYIKELIPYVSFLLVIFSALRLANFNIDERQTTSFIGLPTPANALFWISLCYGISTKDEFTQLFSFYPIIILVIIFSLLLTAEIPMFSLKIKSLKLKGNELRYLLVLFMIIAIFYWGVLGISAGIIFYIILSVITAKLAK, encoded by the coding sequence ATGAAAAAACATATTCCCAATATACTAACATCAATGAATGTCCTTTCAGGCTGTATAGCCTGTGTTATGGCATTCAATGGTAATTACCTATGGGTGGTTATATGGGTTATAATTGCAGCTATATTTGATTTTTTCGATGGTTTTTCTGCTCGAATGCTGAAAGCCTATTCTCCAATAGGAAAAGATTTAGATTCTCTGGCTGATATGGTCAGCTTTGGACTGGCTCCGGCACTAGTCGTTTTCAGACTGCTATCAGATAATAATATATTAGGGTCACCCATTTATGTGTCATCAACCGAATCTTATTATATAAAAGAATTAATTCCTTATGTAAGTTTTCTTCTAGTTATATTTTCGGCTTTACGACTTGCCAACTTTAATATTGATGAGCGGCAAACCACTTCTTTCATAGGATTGCCTACTCCGGCGAATGCATTATTTTGGATTAGTTTATGCTATGGAATCAGCACTAAAGATGAGTTCACTCAACTTTTTAGCTTTTATCCAATAATCATTCTGGTTATTATATTCTCACTCTTATTAACAGCAGAAATACCCATGTTTTCGCTAAAAATAAAGAGTTTGAAATTAAAAGGAAATGAACTGAGATATCTCCTTGTACTTTTTATGATTATAGCTATATTTTATTGGGGGGTACTCGGTATTTCAGCCGGAATCATATTCTACATTATACTATCTGTCATCACAGCCAAATTAGCAAAATAA
- a CDS encoding phosphatidylserine decarboxylase family protein, with amino-acid sequence MKVHHEGRSELAILICILLVLNGSLVYFFGKNAFTFLILGASFAFFLIVLNFYRSPYRRFTGDMINSIVSPADGKVVAIEEVFEPEYFKEKRLQVSVFMSPLNVHANWYPVNGKVILKKHHNGRFQAAYLPKSSTENERSTVVIRREDGTEILMRQIAGAMAKRIVTYPDEGYEAHIDEHMGFIKLGSRVDLFLPLNTKINVTLDEKVTGNQTVIGELPYQNKA; translated from the coding sequence ATGAAGGTCCATCACGAAGGGCGTAGTGAATTAGCAATACTGATATGTATACTATTGGTACTCAATGGTAGTCTGGTTTACTTTTTTGGAAAGAATGCATTCACCTTTTTAATACTAGGTGCATCATTCGCATTTTTTCTTATTGTTCTGAACTTTTACAGAAGTCCATACCGTCGTTTCACCGGAGACATGATCAATTCTATCGTTTCTCCTGCTGATGGTAAAGTTGTGGCTATAGAAGAAGTTTTCGAACCCGAATATTTCAAAGAAAAAAGACTACAAGTATCAGTATTTATGTCACCATTAAATGTACATGCAAACTGGTATCCGGTAAATGGAAAAGTGATATTAAAAAAACATCATAATGGACGCTTTCAGGCGGCTTATCTACCAAAATCGAGCACAGAGAATGAACGCTCTACGGTTGTTATAAGAAGAGAAGACGGTACAGAGATACTTATGCGCCAGATAGCAGGTGCTATGGCTAAACGTATTGTAACCTATCCCGACGAAGGCTATGAAGCACATATTGACGAACATATGGGCTTTATCAAACTCGGATCACGTGTAGACTTGTTTTTACCGCTTAATACAAAGATCAACGTAACTCTAGACGAAAAAGTGACGGGTAACCAAACTGTAATAGGCGAACTACCTTATCAAAACAAGGCATGA